One window from the genome of Maylandia zebra isolate NMK-2024a linkage group LG18, Mzebra_GT3a, whole genome shotgun sequence encodes:
- the LOC143413499 gene encoding uncharacterized protein LOC143413499 — MPSVQYLREFINERLTAAAEQIFLEFEKTIVQYEEEIDRQRRLLDITWKPQIKLHRTELPQQPVCKDEEVLPEPQLWSQERNSLHQEEPELPHIKEEQEELCTSQEGEQVGLKEEIDTFMVTAAEERDHHEPEANSNQLPFQTSPIDESQNHGGSRNLDSGTNSNLESQSNSDTGNESITCNLCGKSFKCKYRMTRHQRIHTGEKPYSCETCGKKFCMLSTLKGHLTTHTGEKPYSCEICGKSYTRSSGVTIHMRMHTGERPYHCKTCRKVFSSSSHLSAHRRTHTGERPYNCQTCGKMFISSSHLWRHMKTHMGERPYHCKTCGKMFTSSSHLWRHMKTHTGEKS; from the exons ATGCCTTCAGTTCAGTATCTGAGAGAGTTCATCAACGAGCGactaactgctgctgctgaacaaaTATTCTTGGAGTTTGAAAAAACGATCGTCCAGTACGAGGAAGAGATCGACCGTCAGCGCAGACTGCTGGATATCACCTGGAAACCCCAAATCAAGCTGCACAGGACAG AACTCCCACAGCAGCCTGTCTGTAAGGACGAGGAGGTTCTCCCTGAGCCACAGCTCTGGAGCCAGGAGAGGAACTCTCTGCACCAGGAGGAACCAGAACTTCCACATattaaagaggaacaggaggaactcTGCACCAGTCAGGAGGGTGAGCAGGTTGGACTGAAGGAGGAGATTGATACCTTTATGGTGACTGCTGCTGAGGAAAGAGACCACCATGAACCAGAAGCAAACAGTAACCAGCTCCCTTTTCAAACCTCTCCTATAGATGAGAGCCAAAATCACGGAGGAAGTAGGAATTTAGACTCAGGGACAAATAGTAACTTAGAAAGTCAGAGTAATTCTGACACAGGTAACGAGTCtataacatgtaatctttgtggAAAATCCTTTAAGTGTAAGTACAGAATGACTCGACATCAGAGAatccacacaggtgagaagccataTTCTTGTGAAACGTGTGGGAAAAAGTTTTGTATGTTATCAACACTTAAAGGCCATTTGACTACCCATACAGGTGAGAAACCATATTCTTGTGAAATATGTGGGAAAAGTTATACGCGAAGCAGTGGTGTGACCATACACATGAGAATGCATACAGGTGAGAGACCGTACCATTGTAAAACATGCAGGAAAGTGTTCTCAAGTAGTAGTCATTTATCGGCACACAGAAGAACGCACACAGGTGAGAGACCGTATAATTGTCAAACATGTGGGAAAATGTTCATATCTAGCAGTCATTTATGGCGCCACATGAAAACCCACATGGGTGAGAGACCGTATCATTGCAAAACATGTGGGAAAATGTTCACATCTAGCAGTCATTTATGGCGCCACATGAAaactcacacaggtgagaaatcGTAG